One genomic region from Anabaena sp. PCC 7108 encodes:
- a CDS encoding pentapeptide repeat-containing protein produces MDANELLQRYANGETKFIEANLNGVNLFDADLIGIALNKADLRNTILIFSYLSRAILNKANLTSAKLSGANLNQASLISANFHDADLHGATLQGADLRNANLTLADMLDANLMDADLRGADLSGANLTGACLRGANLREEKRIYSAILRGAKLHKADLRGANLTGADLAKVDLSGANLSEAMLRYADLSGADLSGAILYNATLSDTNLVGANLKGANMMNSRLERSHLNDAELTGVNLYGAIMPDTKLNRAKLSHANLSFARLSRADLSRANLSQANLTEVDLVDAYLARTNLSGANLSKANLIRAEMSTTNMTNVNLHDAVMPDGKINY; encoded by the coding sequence ATGGATGCTAATGAACTTTTGCAGCGATATGCAAATGGAGAAACAAAATTTATTGAGGCAAACTTAAATGGAGTAAATCTGTTTGATGCCGACTTGATTGGCATAGCCTTAAATAAGGCGGATTTGCGTAACACTATTCTAATTTTTAGTTATTTAAGTCGGGCAATACTGAACAAAGCAAATCTAACTTCAGCCAAGTTAAGTGGTGCAAACCTCAATCAAGCGAGTTTAATAAGTGCCAATTTCCATGATGCTGATTTGCATGGGGCTACTTTGCAGGGTGCTGATTTGCGTAATGCCAATTTAACCTTAGCGGATATGCTGGATGCTAACTTAATGGATGCCGATTTGCGTGGTGCCGATTTAAGTGGTGCTAACTTAACAGGTGCGTGTTTGCGTGGTGCTAACCTGCGAGAAGAAAAGAGAATCTATTCTGCTATTCTCCGAGGTGCTAAACTGCACAAAGCTGATCTGCGGGGAGCTAACTTAACTGGTGCAGACTTAGCTAAAGTTGATCTGAGTGGTGCTAACTTGAGTGAAGCAATGCTGCGTTATGCTGATTTGAGTGGTGCTGACCTGAGTGGAGCGATTTTATACAATGCAACTTTGAGCGACACTAACCTGGTAGGTGCTAATTTGAAAGGTGCTAACATGATGAATTCTAGGCTAGAGCGGTCACATCTCAATGATGCTGAACTGACAGGTGTTAACTTGTATGGTGCAATTATGCCAGATACAAAACTGAACAGAGCCAAATTAAGTCATGCAAACCTGAGTTTTGCCAGGTTGAGTAGAGCAGATTTAAGTCGGGCTAACCTGTCTCAGGCTAATCTAACGGAAGTAGACTTGGTTGATGCTTATCTTGCTAGAACAAACTTGAGTGGGGCTAATTTAAGCAAGGCAAATCTGATCAGAGCAGAAATGAGTACTACAAATATGACTAATGTAAACTTGCATGATGCAGTAATGCCTGATGGAAAAATTAACTACTAA